Part of the Candidatus Methanosuratincola sp. genome, ATTGGAGGTAAGGTGGAAGATTCATGAGTGAGTTATTGACACCGCTTACGGTTGGACTTAACATAGAGATCGTCCTGCCGCTCGTGGCAGGCATAGTCGCGCTGTTGTACGCAGGATACCTTGCGATGAGCGTGATGAAGGAGGACGAGGGCACGGAGGAGATGAAGAGGATCGCAAAGGCGATCAGGGAAGGCGGCGACGCATACCTTAACCGCCAGTACAAGACGGTTGCCATATTTGCAGCCGTGATCGCCATAGTCCTCATCATCGCGATCAACTGGCAGACTGCACTCGGCTTCGCCGTAGGCGCTGCACTATCAGCATTCTGCGGATACGTCGGCATGAAGATGACTACCCAGGGTAACGTCAGGACGGCAAACAAGGCAAAGCACGGCCTTCAGGCCGCACTCTCGCTCGCATTCAAAGGCGGAGCGGTATCGGGCTTCTCTATCGTTGGGCTTGCGCTACTTGGTCTCACATTCTTCTACATCCTCTTCGGCGATGCAAACCTTCTAGTCGGGTTCGGCTTCGGTGCATGCCTGATAAGCCTCTTTGCTAGGGTCGGGGGAGGGATCTATACAAAGGCAGCCGATGTCGGGGCGGACCTGGTCGGCAAGGTCGAGGCAGGGATACCTGAAGATGACCCCCGTAACCCCGCCGTAATCGCCGACAATGTGGGTGACGCAGTGGGCGACTGCGCGGGCATGGGTGCGGACTTGTTCGAGACCTATGTCGTGACGGCGCTCGCTGCAATGCTCCTGGCCTCGTCCCCTGCTGTCCTCTCGAAATTCGGTACAAGCGGCATAGCCCTGCCTCTTGTGATCGGTGCAATGGCCATCTTCGCCACAGTCTTAGGGACCTTCTTTGTCAGGCTTGGAAAGGAAGGCAAGATAATGAATGCACTTTACAAGGGCCTTGCGGCCACAACAGTTGTCTCGGCGGTCGCTTTCTACCTCGTCAGCCATTACTTCATGGGAGGGGATATCGGCGTCTTCCTGTGCTCGTTGGTAGGACTTGCTGTCATGGTCTGCATGGTAGTGATAACAGACTATTTCACGTCATACTCACACAAGCCTGTGCTCTTCGTCTCTGAAGCATCGAAGACAGGCGCAGGGACTAACATCATAGCCGGCCTCGGCATGGGCATGCGCAGCACATTCCTCCCCGTGATAGTCATCGTCGCAGGCATTCTGGTTTCATACTTCATATCCGGCGGCGCATCATCTCCGGAGCTCGGAGTATACGGGATAGCAATAGCGGCAGCGGCGATGCTGTCCACAACTGGGATGATCGTCTCGATCGACGCGTATGGACCGATAACGGACAACGCAGGCGGTATTGCAGAGATGGCGAACCTCCCTAAGGAGGTCCGAGATGTGACAGACCCCCTTGATGCTGTTGGCAACACCACAAAGGCTGTGACAAAAGGATACGCAATCGGATCCGCGGCACTTGCTGCGCTCTCGCTTTTTGCCGCGTATAAGGACGAGATCGTGAAAAGGATAGGGTCGGTAGTCCTATCGATAGAAGACCCGTTCGTGCTGACCGGTCTTCTCATTGGAGCTGCGATACCTTTCCTGTTCGCTTCCATGCTGATGACTGCTGTCGGCAGGGCTGCATTCCAGATCGTCGAGGAGGTCAGGAGGCAGTTCCGCGAGATCAAAGGCATCATGGAGGGGACTGCAAAGCCGGACTACGGCAGGGCAGTCGACATCGTGACCAAGGCGGCGCTGAAGGAGCTCGCAGTACCTGCACTGATCGCAATACTCTCGCCTCTGCTCGTAGGGTTCCTTCTCAATGAGAGAGCCCTTGGAGGCATGCTTATGGGAGTTATCCTGTCTGGGCTCCTACTAGCGCTGCTGATGACGACAGGAGGAGCGATGTGGGACAATGCGAAGAAGTACATCGAGCTCGGCAACTTTGGCGGTAAGAGAAGCCCTGCTCATGCTGCTGCAGTTGTTGGTGACACCGTTGGAGATCCGTTCAAGGACACAGCTGGACCTGCCATCAACCCGCTCATCAAAGTGATGAACACGATCTCGATACTCTTCATCGCCTTAATCCTTATGTACTCTCTCCTCTAATCTTTTTTTACAGGTGGGTTTTTTGCCAGATAGGACTTTTCTGATCAGGGTAAAGGAGGACACGTACATCAGCCTGCTTGAACTCCAGAAGACTTTGAGGTTCCAGGACAGCCAGGACAGACGCAGGAAGACGATGGATTATGTCATCAGGTACCTGCTTAAGAACGAAGCAGAATCGAGACGGCGGACCTAGCCCATTTGTTCTGTACTCGTTTTGAATTATTGAAAGTCATTTCGAAAAAAGATTGGAAAAGAAGGCAAAGTCAAGCGGATGGAAGGCCTACTGCAGATTTTCAGATGGGAGATGCCTCAGATACCCTAGGGGCCCTCATCTTTCCCATCGGTTTGCATGACTATCTTCATCGGCAAAAGAGATATTATCTGAAGACGTGTATCAACTTTTCGATGCGGATATGCCAGAAAAAGACGAGCATGTGCTGGAAGCAGTGGGCAGGTCCAGAGTTCTCGTCAGGGAAGGGAGGGTCATAGAGGTAGGACCGCCAATGATCAGGGAATGCCCACTCGCGAAAAAGTTCTCCACCCCAGTAGACGTCATCACTCCGGAGAAAGTCCGGAAAAACATCGAGAGCAGGATTACTTCGTACGGGATGTGTACTGAGAACCGTTTGCTCGAATCATCGGAGGACTTTGTGACGTTCGGGGCATCCGAAATGATTAGCCAAGGGATCAGGTCGAAGATCCTTGATGTGGCTGTGATCGTCTGCGAAGGCGCTGGCACGGTCATAACTTCGAACCCGGATTTGGTGCAGGGGATAGGCGGAAGGATGTCCGGGCTCGTCTCGACTTTGCCAATTCCCGGGCTAATTGAAAGGATAGAATCGATCGGCGGAGTAGTCTTGGACCGCTTTAACGCGAGGATCGATCAGGTGGCGGGGGTCGAACTCGCT contains:
- a CDS encoding sodium-translocating pyrophosphatase — its product is MSELLTPLTVGLNIEIVLPLVAGIVALLYAGYLAMSVMKEDEGTEEMKRIAKAIREGGDAYLNRQYKTVAIFAAVIAIVLIIAINWQTALGFAVGAALSAFCGYVGMKMTTQGNVRTANKAKHGLQAALSLAFKGGAVSGFSIVGLALLGLTFFYILFGDANLLVGFGFGACLISLFARVGGGIYTKAADVGADLVGKVEAGIPEDDPRNPAVIADNVGDAVGDCAGMGADLFETYVVTALAAMLLASSPAVLSKFGTSGIALPLVIGAMAIFATVLGTFFVRLGKEGKIMNALYKGLAATTVVSAVAFYLVSHYFMGGDIGVFLCSLVGLAVMVCMVVITDYFTSYSHKPVLFVSEASKTGAGTNIIAGLGMGMRSTFLPVIVIVAGILVSYFISGGASSPELGVYGIAIAAAAMLSTTGMIVSIDAYGPITDNAGGIAEMANLPKEVRDVTDPLDAVGNTTKAVTKGYAIGSAALAALSLFAAYKDEIVKRIGSVVLSIEDPFVLTGLLIGAAIPFLFASMLMTAVGRAAFQIVEEVRRQFREIKGIMEGTAKPDYGRAVDIVTKAALKELAVPALIAILSPLLVGFLLNERALGGMLMGVILSGLLLALLMTTGGAMWDNAKKYIELGNFGGKRSPAHAAAVVGDTVGDPFKDTAGPAINPLIKVMNTISILFIALILMYSLL
- a CDS encoding methanogenesis marker 8 protein, with the translated sequence MPEKDEHVLEAVGRSRVLVREGRVIEVGPPMIRECPLAKKFSTPVDVITPEKVRKNIESRITSYGMCTENRLLESSEDFVTFGASEMISQGIRSKILDVAVIVCEGAGTVITSNPDLVQGIGGRMSGLVSTLPIPGLIERIESIGGVVLDRFNARIDQVAGVELAYKQGYSNVAVTITDPTDGERIRAKYPDVLIFGVHLTGIGKDEAYRMAEVADLASGCASKWIREAAATHALLQAGSAVPVFAFTEKGKCLVLEKVRASRQRFLVKVEKIPYDADKCPEPLV